In one Apostichopus japonicus isolate 1M-3 chromosome 18, ASM3797524v1, whole genome shotgun sequence genomic region, the following are encoded:
- the LOC139958462 gene encoding uncharacterized protein isoform X2, with amino-acid sequence MICMLPFMSWYSLDAMDQACEIVGGGIGFRCTSTGLCIQMAAICNSIDDCGDGQDEMDCFESEVCHMKRSLVNELIQECPLRTQNLQGYLEPQNATWIFNETGSMRAEFITEVTLDVSQQETTDTVLYQVGIFPDSVRFCSLIHHPLFRLNG; translated from the exons ATGATTTGTATGCTGCCATTTATGTCATGGTACAGCTTGGATGCGATGGACCAAG CTTGTGAAATAGTGGGTGGAGGAATTGGATTCAGGTGCACATCAACTGGTTTGTGTATCCAGATGGCTGCCATTTGTAACAGCATTGATGACTGCGGGGATGGTCAGGACGAAATGGATTGCTTCG AAAGTGAAGTGTGTCACATGAAGAGAAGTTTGGTCAATGAGCTGATACAAGAATGTCCTCTACGAACGCAGAATCTACAAGGCTATTTGGAACCTCAGAATGCGACTTGGATATTCAACGAAACTGGCAGTATGAGAGCAGAATTTATAACAGAG GTAACACTGGATGTGTCTCAACAGGAAACCACAGATACCGTCCTGTACCAAGTAGGAATCTTTCCTGACTCTGTGAGATTTTGTTCACTAATACATCATCCACTATTCAGACTAAACGGTTGA
- the LOC139958462 gene encoding uncharacterized protein isoform X1 translates to MSLSFIQGIIGRRLLFSVTPIVFLLFFLCAPPSILSQQTEPTVSVTEDTIPAGYEPCEIVGGGIGFRCTSTGLCIQMAAICNSIDDCGDGQDEMDCFESEVCHMKRSLVNELIQECPLRTQNLQGYLEPQNATWIFNETGSMRAEFITEVTLDVSQQETTDTVLYQVGIFPDSVRFCSLIHHPLFRLNG, encoded by the exons ATGAGTCTTTCCTTTATCCAGGGCATCATTGGCAGGAGGCTTCTGTTTAGTGTTACGCCAATAGTTTTCCTGCTGTTTTTCTTGTGTGCTCCCCCCAGTATTCTGTCGCAACAAACTGAACCAACAGTTAGTGTTACAGAAGATACAATTCCGGCCGGCTATGAAC CTTGTGAAATAGTGGGTGGAGGAATTGGATTCAGGTGCACATCAACTGGTTTGTGTATCCAGATGGCTGCCATTTGTAACAGCATTGATGACTGCGGGGATGGTCAGGACGAAATGGATTGCTTCG AAAGTGAAGTGTGTCACATGAAGAGAAGTTTGGTCAATGAGCTGATACAAGAATGTCCTCTACGAACGCAGAATCTACAAGGCTATTTGGAACCTCAGAATGCGACTTGGATATTCAACGAAACTGGCAGTATGAGAGCAGAATTTATAACAGAG GTAACACTGGATGTGTCTCAACAGGAAACCACAGATACCGTCCTGTACCAAGTAGGAATCTTTCCTGACTCTGTGAGATTTTGTTCACTAATACATCATCCACTATTCAGACTAAACGGTTGA